The Syntrophorhabdaceae bacterium genome includes the window AGAGAGCTCCACCAGGAAAAGGGTGATAATGAGGGGTGCGCCGATTTTGAACCCGAGGGAAAAGACCTTGCCCGTGGTATGGATGATATATTCGAAGAAAGGTCCCTTGAATGCGGCGCCGCCCAGAGGCAGATCCTTGAAGCTCATGAAAATCCCCCGGAAGACCATGTGGTGGGCATCCACGGAAAAGAATATCGTGAGGGCCAGGAGGTTGAGTATCTGGGAGAGCTCCGACACCTGGGTTTGTGTATAGGGGTCCATGAACCGTGCAAAACCGAATCCCGCCTGGAGAGATATTACTTCCCCCGCAATTTGGACGGAGGTGAAAAGGATGCGCACGAAGAAGCCGATCGCGATGCCCACGGCAATCTCTTTCAATATGAGCAGTGACAGGTAGTACACATCCGACGCCATGGTCATATCCCCGGGATTGACCAGCTCCAAAAGCATGAAGGCAATGATAAGCGACAAAGCCGCCTTATACGCGGTGGGGATGGAGGTGCCGGCAAAAAGGGGCAGAAGCCACAGGATCGCGAGGACCCTGAAGAATACCAGAATAAATGTCTGTCCTAAGATGCCGAGATCGTTTACCATGTCATCTCACGTAATTCGGTATGTTCGTGATAATCGCGGTGGTATAGGTCACCATGATATTCATGAGCCACGGGGAGAGTATGAGAAGGACGATCATAATGGCCAGCACCTTGGGCACGAAGACAAGGGTCATTTCATGGATCTGGGTGGCAGCCTGAAACACGGAGATCACGAGCCCCACTCCCATGGAGACGATAAGGGCAGGGGCGGCCAGAAGAAGG containing:
- the fliQ gene encoding flagellar biosynthesis protein FliQ, with the translated sequence MSQDLVLQIFRDFLKTTLLLAAPALIVSMGVGLVISVFQAATQIHEMTLVFVPKVLAIMIVLLILSPWLMNIMVTYTTAIITNIPNYVR
- the fliR gene encoding flagellar biosynthetic protein FliR; amino-acid sequence: MVNDLGILGQTFILVFFRVLAILWLLPLFAGTSIPTAYKAALSLIIAFMLLELVNPGDMTMASDVYYLSLLILKEIAVGIAIGFFVRILFTSVQIAGEVISLQAGFGFARFMDPYTQTQVSELSQILNLLALTIFFSVDAHHMVFRGIFMSFKDLPLGGAAFKGPFFEYIIHTTGKVFSLGFKIGAPLIITLFLVELSLGLLSRMVPQVNVFIEGMPLKIMITIAMLAFSLSMLVPLLADMFKGIDTEVPKIMRLVV